One genomic segment of Pelagerythrobacter marensis includes these proteins:
- a CDS encoding NADH:flavin oxidoreductase, with the protein MATNSTAKAATQRLFDSVKLGSLALDNRLAVAPMTRISATETGHATAPMCDYYSAFAEGGFGLIITEGLYTDEAFSQGYHFQPGLADASQRDAWKPIVERVHASGARIIAQLMHAGALSQGNRFRSGTRGPSAERPAGEQMAFYRGAGKYPLPVAMSVTEIEEAIAGFAAAALRACEAGFDGVEIHGANGYLLDQFLTEGVNRRADAYGGTVAGRLRITLETVEAVRAAVGPDFIVGLRSSQGKVNDFHHKWRGPEEAAEIYGLLGGLPIDYIHTTEFEAWQPAFGDGASLASLAKRHSGLPVMANGSLHDPLRAAELISDHGADVVTLGRGALTHADWPHRVATDAEIAEFDGRILAPLADLENAERFRAAA; encoded by the coding sequence ATGGCCACGAATTCCACAGCGAAGGCTGCCACGCAGCGCCTGTTCGATTCCGTGAAACTCGGTTCCCTCGCGCTGGACAACCGGCTTGCCGTCGCGCCGATGACGCGGATTAGCGCCACGGAAACAGGCCACGCCACCGCGCCGATGTGCGACTACTACAGCGCCTTTGCCGAAGGCGGCTTCGGGCTGATCATAACCGAGGGTCTGTATACGGACGAGGCATTCTCGCAGGGGTATCATTTTCAGCCGGGTCTGGCCGACGCGAGCCAGCGCGATGCGTGGAAGCCGATTGTCGAGCGTGTTCATGCAAGCGGCGCGCGGATCATTGCGCAACTCATGCATGCCGGGGCGCTTTCGCAGGGCAATCGCTTTCGGTCTGGCACACGCGGCCCTTCGGCCGAGCGCCCGGCGGGCGAGCAGATGGCGTTCTATCGCGGGGCGGGCAAATACCCGCTGCCAGTGGCAATGTCCGTGACGGAAATCGAGGAAGCCATCGCAGGCTTCGCGGCGGCCGCCCTCCGCGCTTGCGAGGCTGGCTTCGACGGGGTCGAGATACATGGCGCCAATGGCTACCTCCTCGATCAGTTTCTGACCGAGGGCGTAAACCGTCGTGCCGACGCCTACGGAGGTACAGTCGCGGGGCGCCTGCGGATCACACTCGAAACGGTCGAAGCGGTTCGCGCGGCGGTTGGACCCGATTTCATCGTCGGGCTGCGCAGTTCGCAAGGCAAGGTCAACGATTTCCACCACAAATGGCGCGGGCCGGAAGAGGCGGCCGAGATCTACGGACTGCTTGGCGGCCTGCCGATCGATTATATCCACACTACCGAGTTCGAGGCATGGCAGCCGGCCTTCGGGGATGGGGCCAGCCTTGCCAGCCTGGCGAAACGGCACAGTGGCTTGCCGGTCATGGCGAACGGGTCGCTGCACGATCCGCTGCGCGCGGCGGAATTGATCTCCGATCATGGGGCGGATGTGGTCACTCTCGGTCGCGGGGCCCTCACTCACGCGGACTGGCCGCACCGGGTGGCGACCGATGCGGAGATTGCCGAATTCGACGGCCGAATTCTGGCGCCGCTGGCCGATCTGGAAAATGCGGAGCGCTTTCGGGCGGCAGCCTGA
- a CDS encoding RidA family protein, translating into MKLERIVTTPDNYEPFLLSQGIRFGNLLFVSGQAGSDDDGKIVEGGFLAQGRQAFANLRRALEAGGSSLDDVIKVTIFVTDMGHFNDVVELRRAFFSAPYPADTIAEVKALYKPEVMIEIEAIAAIRDTEAR; encoded by the coding sequence ATGAAACTGGAACGCATCGTCACCACGCCAGACAATTATGAACCCTTCCTGCTTTCCCAGGGGATCAGGTTTGGCAATCTGCTCTTCGTTTCGGGACAGGCGGGCTCGGACGACGACGGCAAGATCGTCGAAGGAGGCTTTCTGGCCCAGGGGAGGCAGGCCTTCGCCAATCTGCGCCGCGCGCTGGAAGCCGGCGGGTCCAGCCTCGACGATGTCATCAAGGTGACGATCTTCGTCACCGACATGGGCCATTTCAACGATGTCGTCGAACTGCGCCGCGCATTCTTCTCCGCCCCGTACCCGGCGGATACGATCGCCGAAGTGAAGGCGCTCTACAAACCCGAAGTCATGATCGAGATCGAGGCGATCGCCGCTATCCGCGACACGGAGGCACGGTGA
- a CDS encoding LysR substrate-binding domain-containing protein has product MTRRLPPLSALRAFEAAARNGSFKQAAEELAVTPTAISHQIRALEENLDCALFERRVRKVVLTDAGAQLYPVLRDGFDAFAEAIGRLRHRSSRTQVTISATTAFTARWLVPRVSGFRLQHPAIDLQFQASDDVVNVEAAGVDIAIRYGEGPYPDFAVLPLFADRFAPVFNPVLKIETLEDLAQRPQIAFQWRRRHPDNPTWSRWFAEAGLQPPFEQAQLRFSEESHAIQAAVAGQGVALASLALVKEELAARQLVQPFGPAISGFRHHLLIRKGETSKAIGEVVDWLRAEAAAEAA; this is encoded by the coding sequence ATGACTCGCCGCCTTCCCCCCCTTTCCGCGCTTCGGGCTTTCGAAGCCGCGGCACGCAATGGAAGTTTCAAGCAGGCGGCGGAGGAGCTGGCAGTCACGCCCACGGCAATCAGCCATCAGATTCGCGCACTGGAGGAGAATCTGGACTGCGCCCTGTTCGAGCGTCGCGTTCGAAAAGTCGTCCTGACCGATGCCGGGGCGCAGCTCTACCCGGTATTGAGGGATGGCTTCGATGCGTTCGCCGAAGCAATCGGACGCTTGAGACATCGCAGCAGCCGAACCCAGGTCACGATCTCGGCCACGACCGCATTCACGGCACGCTGGCTCGTCCCGCGCGTAAGCGGCTTTCGCCTTCAACATCCCGCCATCGACCTTCAGTTTCAGGCGTCCGACGACGTGGTCAATGTTGAGGCTGCCGGGGTCGATATCGCGATCCGCTATGGCGAAGGGCCCTACCCGGACTTTGCGGTGCTGCCTCTGTTTGCGGATCGGTTCGCGCCGGTGTTCAATCCTGTGCTCAAGATCGAAACGCTCGAAGATCTGGCGCAGCGGCCACAGATCGCTTTCCAGTGGCGTCGCCGCCACCCGGATAATCCGACCTGGTCCCGCTGGTTCGCAGAGGCTGGATTGCAGCCGCCGTTCGAACAGGCGCAGCTTCGCTTCTCTGAAGAGAGCCACGCCATCCAGGCGGCGGTGGCCGGCCAGGGCGTGGCGCTGGCCAGCCTCGCGCTGGTGAAGGAGGAACTGGCCGCCCGGCAACTCGTCCAGCCTTTCGGGCCAGCCATCTCCGGCTTTCGCCATCACCTGCTGATCAGAAAGGGAGAAACCAGCAAGGCCATTGGCGAAGTGGTGGACTGGCTTCGGGCCGAGGCTGCGGCCGAGGCGGCATAA
- a CDS encoding VOC family protein, whose translation MALVTGFDHVGIRVTDIARAQAFYESLGFVADPEEESPDAAARGLVHPSGIRIHLIYNGIADDAVGNVLMDTQPKRPGYTHVAFLVEDMDAFVAWLRKMKIAITEGPVVMGSGRRRGCFVRDPDRNVLEFNELLA comes from the coding sequence ATGGCGCTCGTCACCGGCTTCGACCACGTCGGCATTCGCGTCACCGACATTGCTCGGGCCCAGGCGTTCTATGAAAGCCTGGGCTTCGTGGCCGATCCCGAAGAGGAATCGCCGGACGCCGCCGCGCGAGGCCTGGTTCACCCATCGGGGATAAGGATCCATCTGATCTACAATGGCATAGCAGACGATGCCGTGGGCAATGTCCTCATGGACACGCAGCCCAAGCGGCCGGGCTATACGCACGTCGCCTTCCTGGTGGAGGATATGGACGCGTTCGTCGCCTGGCTGCGCAAAATGAAGATCGCCATTACCGAAGGCCCGGTCGTGATGGGCAGCGGCCGCCGCCGGGGATGCTTCGTCCGCGATCCAGACCGCAACGTTCTGGAATTCAACGAACTGCTTGCCTGA
- a CDS encoding LysR family transcriptional regulator: MTDDSLRHLRIIVAIDEEGSLAAASRKLGLSLPSISRILSQSEANIGARLFERTARRCVSTEVGSIVLERSRQILADYTEMFEIAGGSWREPKGLVRMTAPVTFGRLHVVPSLCRFLDANPAIDVALHLTDAVVDLTDAGFDVGLRIGPVTSPSLVAKRVGEVAWWTLASRDYLDRHGTPASPADLGGHKWIQHSSILQPARSPQDLFGPQTATPSTRLAVNDAMAALEAARRGMGILSALSYQAQKDVDEGRLVRIRFPGEAEPIPVSLVYPETRRRIERSRRLVDFLAEDFGKLLRS; encoded by the coding sequence TTGACCGACGATTCCCTGCGCCACCTGCGGATCATCGTCGCGATCGACGAAGAAGGCTCGCTCGCCGCCGCCAGCCGCAAGCTGGGGCTTTCGCTGCCTTCGATCTCGCGCATCCTGTCGCAGTCCGAGGCGAATATCGGGGCGAGACTGTTCGAGCGGACAGCGCGCCGGTGCGTCTCCACCGAAGTGGGGAGCATCGTGCTCGAACGGTCTCGCCAGATCCTGGCCGACTATACGGAGATGTTCGAAATCGCCGGTGGAAGCTGGCGGGAACCGAAAGGCCTGGTCCGCATGACTGCGCCGGTGACTTTCGGCCGTCTGCACGTGGTGCCCAGCCTGTGCCGTTTTCTCGATGCAAACCCTGCCATCGATGTCGCCCTGCACCTGACCGATGCGGTCGTCGACCTGACCGACGCGGGCTTTGACGTGGGGCTTCGCATCGGCCCGGTTACATCGCCCTCTCTGGTCGCGAAACGGGTGGGGGAGGTTGCCTGGTGGACCCTGGCCAGCCGCGATTATCTCGACCGGCATGGGACGCCCGCCAGTCCGGCGGATCTGGGCGGCCACAAGTGGATTCAGCATTCGAGCATTCTGCAGCCCGCCCGGTCGCCGCAGGACCTGTTCGGTCCGCAAACCGCAACGCCTTCAACGCGCCTTGCCGTGAACGACGCGATGGCCGCGCTGGAGGCGGCGCGCAGAGGCATGGGGATTCTGTCTGCGCTATCCTATCAGGCGCAGAAGGATGTCGATGAAGGTCGGCTGGTGCGGATACGCTTTCCGGGTGAGGCGGAGCCCATTCCCGTCTCGCTCGTCTATCCCGAAACGAGGCGCAGGATCGAACGCTCGCGGCGCCTGGTGGACTTTCTGGCCGAAGACTTTGGCAAGCTGCTGCGGAGCTAG
- a CDS encoding acyl-CoA thioesterase, giving the protein MEHRVRIDEELNEQPLEVILRPTADEKGAWTGAPGPRMGPRLFGGQAVAQALMAASLEEDAERLAHSLHCYFLKPGMAEEPVEYRVTHLTAGRSFAARRVEAWQGQLCIFSMITSFHRPEPGFRHADESPYPLDVEGARAALDEWRERGGDGGEHPLAQRLQRRPIEIVPLDPSAIFGGAGHEPRAAWWMRLRRPARADPAMQRALLSYASDMLFMRNAMLPHAIQPGSHEVQATSLDHALWFHETPDFDRWHLFVSDSPWAGSARGLSRGHFFAEDGRMIATAQQENLMRPQGEALERLAAQDQPAPPSPA; this is encoded by the coding sequence TTGGAACATAGGGTACGCATCGACGAAGAATTGAACGAGCAGCCGCTTGAGGTCATCCTGCGCCCGACCGCCGATGAAAAGGGCGCCTGGACCGGCGCACCCGGCCCCCGAATGGGGCCTCGCCTGTTCGGGGGGCAGGCGGTGGCGCAGGCGCTGATGGCCGCTTCGCTGGAAGAGGATGCGGAACGGCTGGCGCATTCGCTCCATTGCTATTTCCTCAAGCCAGGCATGGCCGAGGAGCCGGTCGAATATCGCGTGACTCACCTGACCGCGGGCCGCAGCTTCGCCGCGCGCCGGGTGGAGGCATGGCAGGGCCAACTGTGCATCTTTTCCATGATCACATCGTTCCACCGGCCCGAGCCCGGCTTTCGCCATGCCGACGAAAGCCCTTATCCGCTTGACGTAGAGGGTGCGCGCGCTGCGCTGGACGAATGGCGCGAACGTGGCGGGGATGGCGGCGAACACCCACTCGCGCAGCGGCTGCAGCGACGGCCGATCGAGATCGTGCCGCTCGATCCTTCCGCCATTTTCGGCGGAGCCGGGCACGAACCGCGGGCCGCGTGGTGGATGCGCCTGCGCCGGCCGGCCAGGGCCGATCCGGCAATGCAGCGCGCGCTGCTCTCCTATGCCTCCGACATGCTGTTCATGCGCAACGCAATGCTGCCGCACGCGATCCAGCCGGGCAGCCACGAGGTTCAGGCGACCAGCCTCGACCATGCGCTGTGGTTCCACGAGACGCCCGACTTCGACCGCTGGCACCTGTTCGTCAGCGACAGTCCGTGGGCCGGTAGCGCGCGCGGGTTGAGCCGCGGGCATTTCTTTGCCGAGGACGGCCGGATGATCGCCACCGCGCAACAGGAAAACCTGATGCGCCCGCAAGGCGAAGCGCTGGAACGCCTTGCCGCGCAGGACCAACCTGCCCCGCCGTCCCCGGCCTGA
- a CDS encoding SDR family NAD(P)-dependent oxidoreductase — MSDRLAGKIAVVTGAASGIGRASALLFAREGARVVAFDRAEAVHDTAEAVRAAGGQALARTGDAGDEADIAALVAAAGAEFGALHLFFANAGITGGVRGGFFDASPDDWAEVLRVNLIGPFLAVKHAAPAIRDSGGGAIVCTASVAGLRSGAGPAQYSASKAGVINLVQTAAQQLAGTGVRINAVLPGLTETGMTRPLYEGARAAGKEDRIGQLNPLLRGGEPEEIAAAALFLLSGDASYINGQALAVDGGLSSSHPTSRPPGDPGRPSS, encoded by the coding sequence ATGAGCGACCGGCTGGCGGGCAAGATCGCGGTCGTTACCGGCGCGGCCTCGGGCATTGGCCGGGCGAGCGCGCTGCTGTTCGCGCGCGAGGGTGCCCGCGTGGTCGCTTTCGACCGGGCGGAGGCAGTGCATGACACCGCAGAAGCCGTGCGCGCCGCCGGAGGGCAGGCGCTGGCGAGAACGGGCGATGCCGGCGACGAAGCCGACATTGCCGCGCTGGTCGCAGCGGCCGGGGCCGAATTCGGCGCGCTGCACCTGTTCTTCGCCAATGCCGGGATCACCGGCGGGGTGCGCGGCGGGTTCTTCGACGCATCGCCGGACGACTGGGCCGAGGTGCTGCGCGTCAACCTGATCGGCCCGTTCCTGGCGGTGAAGCACGCGGCGCCCGCGATCCGCGACAGCGGCGGCGGCGCGATCGTCTGCACCGCATCGGTCGCCGGCCTGCGTTCGGGGGCCGGCCCGGCGCAATATTCGGCGAGCAAGGCGGGGGTGATCAACCTGGTGCAGACGGCGGCGCAGCAGCTCGCCGGCACCGGCGTGCGGATCAACGCGGTCCTTCCCGGCCTGACCGAAACGGGCATGACCCGCCCGCTCTACGAAGGCGCGCGCGCGGCGGGGAAAGAGGACCGGATCGGCCAGCTCAACCCGCTGCTACGCGGCGGCGAGCCGGAGGAGATCGCGGCGGCGGCGCTGTTCCTGCTGTCCGGCGATGCCAGCTACATCAATGGGCAGGCGCTGGCGGTGGACGGCGGGCTGTCGAGTTCGCACCCGACCTCCCGCCCGCCGGGCGATCCTGGCCGCCCCAGCTCGTGA
- the feoB gene encoding ferrous iron transporter B, whose product MTRQRTAALVGNPNAGKSALFNALTGARQKIANYPGVTVERKAGRLILPSGEPVELIDLPGSYSFDSASPDEEVTRKVVHGEFPGEALPEVLVLVLDAANLEQHLVFAQEVIALGRPTVVALNMIDLAERDGLTLDPAALSQALGVPVIPTVAVRRRGLDELAEAIARAEIQASDEEAETHTRQHLTLPERRLAARHMAKGATLSESAQHRLHSGLDTILLHPWFGAPILLALLFVIFQAVFAWATPFADALEGAVGAISEWVVATFPGGFLRDLVTEGVLAGVGSVVVFLPQIVILFAFILVMEASGYMARAAYIMDRLMARVGLSGKSFIPLLSSVACAIPGIMATRSIADPKDRLTTILVAPLMTCSARLPVYALIIAAVIPNTTVGPGVGLQGLVMFALYVAGIAGAMIAALVLRRTVAKGAASGFIMEMPRYQMPRLRDLAIGLWQRAWVFLRRAGTIIFVATIALWVLLSFPKADPGESQIDASFAGTIATGVHAVVEPIGFNREMALALVPAMAAREVAVSSLATTYAVDSGDEDETALALEEQITARWSLPTALAFLAWFVFAPQCLSTIAVARRETNGWKWPMFMVGYLFALAYVFAGATYWIAVAAGL is encoded by the coding sequence ATGACCCGGCAACGCACCGCCGCGCTGGTCGGCAACCCCAATGCGGGCAAGAGCGCGCTGTTCAACGCCCTCACCGGCGCGCGGCAGAAGATCGCGAACTATCCGGGCGTGACGGTGGAGCGCAAGGCGGGACGACTGATCCTGCCCTCGGGCGAGCCGGTCGAACTGATCGACCTGCCCGGTTCCTATTCGTTCGATTCGGCCAGCCCGGACGAGGAAGTGACGCGCAAGGTCGTCCACGGCGAATTTCCGGGCGAGGCCCTGCCCGAAGTTCTCGTGCTGGTGCTCGATGCCGCGAATCTGGAACAGCATCTGGTCTTCGCGCAGGAAGTGATCGCGCTCGGCCGGCCGACCGTGGTCGCGCTGAACATGATCGACCTGGCAGAACGGGACGGGCTGACGCTCGATCCCGCTGCGCTGTCGCAGGCGCTCGGCGTGCCCGTGATCCCGACCGTCGCGGTGCGCCGCCGCGGTCTGGACGAGCTGGCGGAAGCGATCGCCCGCGCCGAAATCCAGGCGAGCGACGAAGAGGCGGAAACGCACACGCGGCAGCATCTGACATTGCCCGAACGCCGGCTGGCGGCACGGCACATGGCGAAGGGCGCGACCCTGTCCGAATCCGCGCAGCACCGGCTCCATTCCGGGCTGGACACGATCCTGCTGCATCCCTGGTTTGGCGCACCGATCCTGCTCGCCCTGCTGTTCGTCATCTTTCAGGCCGTGTTCGCCTGGGCGACCCCGTTCGCCGATGCGCTGGAAGGCGCCGTCGGTGCGATTTCGGAATGGGTCGTTGCGACTTTCCCCGGCGGCTTTCTGCGCGACCTGGTGACCGAAGGCGTTCTGGCCGGTGTCGGTTCGGTCGTCGTGTTCCTGCCGCAGATCGTGATCCTCTTCGCCTTCATCCTGGTGATGGAAGCGAGCGGATATATGGCCCGGGCGGCCTATATCATGGATCGCCTGATGGCCCGCGTCGGCCTGTCGGGCAAAAGCTTCATTCCCCTGCTTTCCAGCGTCGCCTGTGCGATTCCGGGGATCATGGCGACGCGCAGCATTGCCGATCCGAAAGATCGCCTGACTACGATTCTGGTCGCACCGCTGATGACCTGTTCGGCGCGGCTGCCGGTCTATGCGCTGATCATTGCCGCGGTGATTCCCAACACCACCGTCGGGCCGGGCGTCGGGCTGCAAGGGCTGGTCATGTTCGCGCTGTATGTCGCCGGGATTGCCGGCGCGATGATTGCTGCGCTGGTCCTGCGGCGCACGGTCGCGAAAGGCGCCGCCAGCGGCTTCATCATGGAAATGCCGCGATACCAGATGCCGCGCCTGCGCGATCTCGCGATCGGCCTGTGGCAGCGCGCCTGGGTGTTCCTGCGGCGCGCGGGCACGATCATCTTTGTCGCAACGATTGCCCTCTGGGTCCTGCTGTCATTCCCCAAGGCCGATCCCGGCGAAAGCCAGATCGACGCATCGTTCGCGGGCACGATCGCGACCGGCGTCCATGCCGTGGTGGAACCGATTGGTTTCAACCGCGAGATGGCGCTGGCGCTGGTGCCCGCGATGGCCGCGCGCGAGGTTGCGGTCTCCTCGCTCGCCACAACCTATGCCGTCGATTCGGGCGATGAGGACGAAACAGCCCTGGCGCTGGAAGAACAGATCACGGCGCGGTGGAGCCTGCCGACTGCGCTCGCCTTCCTCGCCTGGTTCGTTTTCGCGCCGCAATGCCTTTCGACCATCGCGGTCGCGCGGCGCGAGACGAACGGCTGGAAATGGCCGATGTTCATGGTCGGCTATCTCTTCGCGCTCGCTTACGTCTTCGCCGGGGCGACCTACTGGATCGCGGTCGCCGCCGGCCTCTAG
- a CDS encoding FeoA family protein — MTLDQLDHGQQATVVSVDWAILAPEDAKRLRAMGLDEGASVTLAHRGMFGGFDPLAVTVGRMTVALRRAHAAAMEVEYS; from the coding sequence ATGACGCTCGATCAGCTCGATCACGGCCAGCAGGCGACCGTCGTTTCGGTCGATTGGGCCATTCTCGCCCCCGAAGACGCCAAGCGCCTGCGCGCTATGGGTCTGGACGAAGGTGCCAGCGTGACGCTGGCGCATCGCGGAATGTTCGGCGGTTTCGATCCGCTCGCGGTTACGGTCGGCCGCATGACGGTCGCCCTGCGCCGCGCGCACGCCGCCGCGATGGAGGTGGAATACTCATGA
- a CDS encoding COQ9 family protein, translated as MTTTPATLPDDPTLDELRLALAPAVADAVVFDGWGDAAVRAAATAEGVDPDVAALAYPGGPMDMIAAWIESVDLAMIAALPAERLAQMKIRERIAGLVFARLDAMRGREEALRRALSVMAMPQNAAQALRLGWRTADVMWRCAGDTATDYNHYTKRTMLGAIYGATLTVFVDDESADKSETRAFLDRRIEGIMRFEKAKAQLLGGEREHFSIARFLGRLRYPAR; from the coding sequence ATGACCACGACCCCCGCGACGCTGCCCGACGATCCCACCCTGGACGAATTGCGGCTGGCGCTGGCCCCGGCAGTGGCCGATGCCGTCGTGTTCGATGGCTGGGGGGATGCGGCGGTGCGCGCTGCGGCGACGGCCGAAGGGGTGGACCCCGATGTCGCCGCGCTCGCCTATCCCGGAGGTCCGATGGACATGATCGCGGCGTGGATCGAATCGGTCGATCTGGCGATGATCGCAGCGCTGCCGGCCGAACGGCTTGCGCAAATGAAGATCCGCGAACGGATCGCGGGTCTCGTGTTCGCGCGGCTCGATGCGATGCGCGGGCGGGAAGAGGCTTTGCGACGGGCGCTGTCGGTCATGGCGATGCCGCAGAATGCGGCGCAGGCCCTGCGGCTCGGCTGGCGCACTGCGGATGTGATGTGGCGCTGTGCCGGGGATACGGCGACCGATTACAACCACTATACCAAACGCACGATGCTGGGCGCGATCTACGGTGCGACGCTGACCGTCTTCGTCGACGACGAGAGCGCGGACAAGAGCGAGACGCGCGCGTTCCTCGACCGCCGGATCGAAGGGATCATGCGATTCGAAAAGGCCAAGGCGCAGCTGCTGGGCGGCGAGCGCGAGCACTTCAGCATTGCGCGTTTCCTTGGCCGTCTGCGCTATCCGGCACGCTGA
- a CDS encoding ankyrin repeat domain-containing protein: MKGRTGMVRAISRKAIAITGLAAALLMAPASAQLMSEGYEFLKAVRDRDGAAVTEALSQPGSVIVNARDISNGESALHIVAERRDAVWIRFLTQKGANPNVRDKRGNTPLSIAVSLGFVEGAEELIEAGARIEETNATGETPLIAAIHRRDTAMVDMLLEHGASPDRTDNSGRSARDYAGLPGSDPRIAKAIADADAKREGGNGPAYGPRF, encoded by the coding sequence ATGAAAGGTAGAACAGGCATGGTCCGGGCCATTTCGCGCAAGGCGATTGCGATCACCGGTCTCGCGGCCGCGCTCCTCATGGCGCCGGCTTCGGCCCAGTTGATGTCCGAAGGGTACGAGTTCCTGAAGGCCGTGCGCGATCGCGACGGCGCTGCGGTGACCGAGGCGTTGAGCCAGCCCGGCTCCGTCATCGTCAACGCGCGCGACATTTCCAATGGCGAAAGCGCGCTGCATATCGTGGCCGAACGGCGCGACGCGGTGTGGATTCGCTTCCTGACCCAGAAAGGCGCCAATCCCAACGTGCGCGACAAGCGGGGCAATACCCCGCTGTCGATCGCCGTCAGTCTCGGCTTCGTCGAAGGGGCGGAGGAGCTGATCGAAGCGGGCGCCCGGATCGAGGAAACCAATGCCACCGGCGAAACTCCGCTGATTGCGGCGATCCACCGGCGCGACACGGCGATGGTGGACATGCTGCTCGAACATGGGGCCAGCCCCGACCGGACCGACAATTCGGGCCGTTCGGCGCGCGATTACGCGGGCCTGCCGGGCAGCGACCCACGGATTGCCAAGGCGATCGCGGATGCCGATGCGAAGCGCGAAGGCGGCAATGGCCCCGCATACGGGCCGCGGTTCTGA
- a CDS encoding SCO family protein, with product MPLPHTTPFRRAISGLGLALAGALALSACDSQPALQTAPLHGAAIGGPFALTGADGEIHRWGDFAGQWRIVYFGYTYCPDICPTDVQRLSQGLSQFEDADPERGAGVQPIFITIDPARDTPEALGQFASNFHPRLIALTGSEETIAETARTFGVFYSRGREGEGGAYDMNHSNIAYLFAPDGAPVAILPTSEGADAIAAELDRWVR from the coding sequence ATGCCCCTCCCCCATACCACCCCGTTTCGTCGCGCGATCTCCGGCCTTGGCCTGGCCCTGGCCGGCGCGCTCGCCCTGTCCGCCTGCGACAGCCAGCCCGCCTTGCAGACCGCCCCCCTCCACGGTGCGGCGATCGGCGGGCCTTTCGCGCTGACCGGGGCGGACGGCGAAATCCATCGCTGGGGCGACTTTGCCGGCCAATGGCGGATCGTCTATTTCGGCTATACCTATTGCCCCGATATCTGCCCCACCGATGTCCAGCGCCTTTCCCAGGGGCTGTCGCAGTTCGAGGATGCGGATCCCGAACGCGGGGCTGGCGTGCAGCCGATCTTCATCACCATAGATCCGGCCCGTGATACGCCCGAAGCGCTGGGCCAGTTCGCTTCCAATTTCCACCCTCGCCTGATCGCGCTGACCGGCAGCGAAGAAACGATTGCAGAGACTGCCAGAACCTTCGGCGTCTTTTATTCGCGCGGCCGCGAAGGCGAAGGCGGGGCCTACGACATGAACCATTCGAACATCGCCTATCTCTTCGCGCCCGACGGCGCGCCGGTGGCGATCCTGCCGACATCCGAAGGCGCGGATGCGATTGCCGCGGAACTCGACCGGTGGGTGCGCTGA
- a CDS encoding YcgN family cysteine cluster protein produces MGALRARFWELPLAELSREEWESLCDGCGRCCLHKIEDADTGEIADTNVACKLLDTDTARCSDYRHRKAYVPDCLRLTLKIVDQVEWLPETCAYRRRAAGEPLPEWHHLLTGDRDAVHRAGASVAGRVISEREAGPLEHHIVDWDET; encoded by the coding sequence GTGGGTGCGCTGAGAGCCCGTTTCTGGGAGCTGCCGCTGGCGGAGCTTTCGCGCGAGGAGTGGGAAAGCCTGTGCGACGGCTGCGGCCGGTGCTGCCTGCACAAGATCGAGGATGCCGATACCGGCGAAATCGCCGATACCAACGTCGCCTGCAAGCTGCTCGACACCGATACCGCGCGCTGCAGCGACTATCGCCATCGCAAGGCCTATGTCCCCGATTGCCTGCGCCTGACGCTGAAGATCGTGGACCAGGTCGAATGGCTGCCCGAAACCTGCGCCTATCGCCGCCGCGCGGCGGGGGAACCGCTGCCCGAATGGCACCACCTGCTGACCGGCGACCGCGACGCGGTGCACCGCGCCGGGGCCTCGGTCGCCGGGCGCGTAATCAGCGAGCGCGAGGCCGGGCCGCTCGAACATCATATCGTCGACTGGGACGAAACGTGA